One part of the Prochlorococcus marinus str. MIT 9313 genome encodes these proteins:
- the tsaB gene encoding tRNA (adenosine(37)-N6)-threonylcarbamoyltransferase complex dimerization subunit type 1 TsaB produces the protein MSCQPGSSLEEDKAFLLLALHSSSETLGVAVQDCRDPKTSRRTATFPLGRGLSNSLLNCVEELLPAASWPQLARLAVAIGPGGFTGTRLTVVMARTLAQQLGCSLDGVSSFALMAPRLAVALSHEQMEQPFWIVKSLPRRGTVAGRYQLQMAADVGAAKAVVELESPHLLAEDFKAFPALDAQDDVAKDVEHLLELCAVAHSLGQEVAWTDVLPVYPTSPVVVSS, from the coding sequence ATGAGCTGTCAGCCCGGTTCATCCTTGGAAGAAGATAAGGCTTTTTTGCTTTTGGCACTCCACAGTTCTTCAGAAACGCTTGGTGTCGCTGTTCAAGATTGCCGCGATCCCAAGACCAGTCGGCGAACTGCAACTTTCCCACTGGGCCGCGGGCTCTCAAATAGTTTGCTCAATTGTGTAGAGGAGCTTTTGCCAGCAGCCTCTTGGCCTCAGTTGGCTCGCTTGGCCGTGGCCATTGGTCCTGGCGGATTTACCGGGACTCGTTTAACCGTCGTGATGGCAAGAACTCTGGCCCAGCAGCTTGGTTGTTCCCTCGATGGGGTAAGCAGTTTTGCTTTGATGGCTCCTCGCTTGGCGGTTGCGTTAAGCCATGAGCAAATGGAGCAGCCATTTTGGATCGTGAAATCCCTGCCGCGGCGAGGAACTGTGGCCGGTCGTTATCAGTTGCAAATGGCTGCAGACGTTGGCGCTGCAAAGGCTGTTGTGGAGTTGGAATCGCCCCATTTGTTAGCAGAGGATTTCAAGGCCTTCCCTGCCCTTGATGCCCAAGATGATGTGGCTAAGGATGTGGAGCATTTGCTTGAACTGTGCGCTGTGGCGCACAGTTTGGGCCAGGAGGTCGCCTGGACTGATGTGCTGCCTGTTTATCCCACATCTCCGGTGGTGGTCTCGTCTTGA
- a CDS encoding lysophospholipid acyltransferase family protein: MPVLMTPQPSLTYRLVSYLLVFPIFRVLFRGCTFGNENVPRQGAVVVVANHGSHLDPPLLGHALGRPVAFMAKAELFRIPFLGAIIRACGAYPVKRGASDREAIRMATARLNEGWAIGVFLDGTRQANGRVNAPMPGAALLAARSDAPLLPVAIINSHRALGKRGQLPRLIPIQLRIGKPIPPPSSRRKHDLEATSAELQKRINALLDQGLLSSAEERLRRQR; encoded by the coding sequence ATGCCGGTGCTAATGACACCGCAGCCAAGTCTCACCTATCGACTCGTGAGCTATCTACTGGTGTTTCCCATCTTCCGGGTTCTATTTAGGGGATGCACCTTTGGCAACGAAAATGTTCCGCGTCAAGGTGCTGTTGTGGTCGTCGCCAACCACGGCTCTCACCTTGACCCGCCCCTCCTTGGCCATGCTCTTGGGCGGCCTGTGGCCTTCATGGCCAAAGCAGAACTGTTCCGGATCCCCTTCTTAGGAGCAATCATCCGTGCCTGTGGTGCTTACCCGGTGAAACGCGGCGCCAGTGACAGGGAAGCCATTCGCATGGCCACTGCCCGCCTGAACGAAGGCTGGGCCATAGGGGTCTTCCTTGATGGCACTCGCCAAGCCAACGGCCGCGTCAATGCCCCCATGCCTGGGGCCGCACTGCTAGCGGCTCGCAGCGATGCGCCCCTACTTCCAGTAGCGATCATCAATAGCCACCGTGCCCTTGGTAAACGTGGACAATTACCCCGACTCATACCAATACAACTTCGAATCGGCAAACCGATCCCCCCACCTTCCAGCCGTCGTAAACACGACTTGGAAGCCACCAGCGCAGAACTTCAAAAAAGAATCAATGCGCTGCTGGATCAAGGACTTTTGAGTTCGGCAGAAGAGCGTCTCCGCCGCCAGCGCTGA
- a CDS encoding photosystem I assembly protein Ycf3, whose amino-acid sequence MPRTQNKDNFIDKTFTVMADLIVKMMPINDKAKRAYVYYRDGLSAQNAGDYAEALENYEESLKLEESPFDRSETLKNMAIIYMSNGDEDLALDTYQRALDQNSNQPSCLKNMGLIYEKRGRTAQEAGLQDEADRLFDRAADVWTQAVRLYPGGYLDIENWLKTTGRSNIDVYF is encoded by the coding sequence GTGCCACGCACCCAAAACAAAGACAACTTCATTGACAAGACCTTCACGGTGATGGCCGATCTAATCGTGAAGATGATGCCAATCAACGATAAGGCGAAAAGAGCCTATGTGTATTACCGCGATGGCCTATCAGCCCAGAACGCAGGCGACTATGCAGAGGCACTGGAAAACTATGAAGAGAGTCTCAAGCTTGAGGAAAGCCCCTTCGACCGGAGTGAAACCCTCAAGAACATGGCGATCATCTATATGAGCAACGGGGACGAGGACCTCGCTCTTGATACCTATCAGAGGGCCCTTGACCAAAACTCAAATCAGCCCTCCTGCCTAAAGAACATGGGCTTGATTTACGAAAAACGCGGCCGCACAGCGCAAGAAGCTGGTCTGCAAGACGAAGCTGATCGGTTGTTCGACAGAGCTGCAGACGTGTGGACCCAAGCGGTAAGGCTCTATCCCGGCGGCTACCTAGATATTGAGAACTGGCTGAAAACAACAGGCCGAAGCAACATAGACGTCTATTTCTAA
- a CDS encoding beta-ketoacyl-ACP synthase III, with protein sequence MAETSTIGSGVALVGCGSATPSQRISNDQLGQRVDTSDAWIRSRTGISARRVIGPDETLTGLSHQAAANALTMAGWEPESVDLIILATSTPDDLFGSAPQLQAILGARQAVAFDLTAACSGFLFALITAAQFLRTGAMRRALVIGADQLSRWVDWDDRRSCVLFGDGAGAVALEATSAAQNGLLGFQLKSDGSRGDCLNLPQVQNHLSLVAGNSHQQGGFKPIQMNGQEVYKFAVREVPAILQTLLKATNTAPESLDWLLLHQANQRILDAVANRFAIPQAKVLSNLAEYGNTSAATIPLMLDEAVQDGRIKPGQLIASSGFGAGLSWGAALIRWHGPI encoded by the coding sequence TTGGCTGAAACGTCCACAATCGGTAGTGGAGTAGCTCTGGTGGGCTGCGGCAGTGCCACACCATCCCAACGGATTAGCAACGACCAACTCGGACAAAGGGTTGACACCAGCGATGCATGGATCCGTAGCCGCACTGGAATCAGTGCCCGACGTGTTATCGGACCGGATGAAACGCTGACAGGCCTAAGCCATCAAGCTGCAGCCAACGCCCTAACAATGGCTGGCTGGGAACCCGAAAGTGTTGATCTGATCATCCTGGCCACATCAACCCCTGATGATCTCTTTGGTTCAGCCCCGCAACTGCAAGCCATTTTGGGAGCTCGCCAAGCAGTGGCTTTTGATCTCACAGCCGCTTGTAGTGGTTTTCTATTCGCCCTGATCACTGCCGCCCAGTTCCTTCGCACTGGTGCAATGCGGCGAGCACTCGTGATCGGTGCGGACCAACTAAGCCGCTGGGTCGACTGGGACGATCGTCGCAGTTGTGTGCTGTTTGGCGATGGAGCCGGAGCTGTTGCTCTGGAAGCAACGAGTGCTGCTCAGAACGGGCTGCTGGGCTTTCAGCTGAAATCTGACGGCAGCCGCGGCGACTGCCTCAACCTGCCGCAAGTTCAAAACCATCTATCCCTGGTAGCGGGTAATAGCCATCAGCAAGGCGGTTTTAAGCCAATTCAGATGAACGGACAGGAGGTCTACAAATTCGCCGTCCGAGAAGTACCTGCCATCCTCCAAACCCTTCTCAAAGCCACCAACACAGCCCCGGAGTCACTGGACTGGCTCCTGCTTCATCAAGCCAATCAACGCATCCTCGATGCAGTAGCAAATCGCTTCGCCATTCCGCAGGCCAAGGTGCTCAGCAACCTGGCTGAGTACGGCAACACATCGGCAGCAACCATCCCACTCATGCTTGATGAAGCCGTACAAGACGGAAGAATTAAACCTGGTCAACTGATCGCAAGCAGCGGTTTTGGAGCTGGTCTCAGTTGGGGTGCAGCATTAATCCGCTGGCATGGGCCCATCTAG
- the rpaB gene encoding response regulator transcription factor RpaB, giving the protein MTATSPSKETILVVDDEASIRRILETRLSMIGYQVFTACDGNEALDIFHNCEPDLVVLDVMMPKLDGYGVCQELRKESDVPIVMLTALGDVADRITGLELGADDYVVKPFSPKELEARIRCVLRRVEKEHVAGIPNSGVIQVAELRVDTNKRQVFRGDERIRLTGMEFSLLELLVSRSGEPFSRGEILKEVWGYTPERHVDTRVVDVHISRLRSKLEDDPANPELILTARGTGYLFQRIIDSLAPEGL; this is encoded by the coding sequence ATGACGGCCACCAGCCCATCTAAAGAGACGATCCTCGTGGTCGACGATGAGGCCAGCATTCGTCGGATCCTCGAAACCCGTCTCTCGATGATCGGCTATCAAGTGTTCACGGCATGTGACGGCAACGAAGCTCTCGATATCTTCCACAACTGTGAGCCTGATCTTGTTGTGCTCGACGTGATGATGCCAAAGCTTGATGGCTATGGCGTTTGTCAAGAGCTTCGCAAAGAATCGGATGTGCCGATCGTGATGCTCACGGCCCTTGGAGATGTCGCTGACAGAATCACGGGGCTTGAGCTGGGTGCAGACGACTACGTCGTCAAACCCTTCAGCCCTAAGGAACTTGAAGCGCGCATACGCTGCGTGCTTCGACGAGTCGAGAAAGAGCACGTTGCCGGCATCCCTAACTCAGGGGTGATTCAAGTGGCTGAACTAAGAGTCGACACCAACAAGCGACAGGTTTTCCGAGGAGATGAGCGGATTCGCCTTACCGGTATGGAATTCAGCCTGCTTGAGCTACTGGTCAGCCGCTCAGGGGAGCCTTTCAGTCGCGGCGAAATCCTCAAGGAGGTATGGGGTTATACACCTGAACGACATGTAGACACCAGAGTCGTGGATGTTCATATTTCACGTCTTCGCTCCAAACTCGAAGACGATCCCGCCAATCCCGAGCTGATCCTCACCGCTCGAGGTACCGGCTACCTGTTCCAGCGCATCATCGACTCCCTTGCCCCCGAAGGACTCTGA
- the plsX gene encoding phosphate acyltransferase PlsX translates to MPPKDSDSSTASGPRSKTTRPRAIRRLVIWYRRNAAVTSLVGSATNSASAAGNVAGTVVSSAGSVVSNAGSMAGSMLQPLVFDPLRRLQSSENNPEAEDIKNSDRLWVAVDGMGGDEAPGPILDGCLKAIQRLPLRIKFVGETEKVLGAVQAMGLTELFNQATAAGHLELVASGPSVGMDEEATVVRRKRDASINLTMDLVKKGEALAMYSAGNSGAMMASAIFRLGRLAGIDRPAIGALFPTKDPTQPVLVLDVGANMDCKPIYLHQFALLGNIYSRDVLQVARPRIGLLNIGEEECKGNDLAIRTHELLSEEHRLQFAGNCEGRDVLSGAFDVVVCDGFTGNVLLKFLESVGSVLLDVLRAELPRGRRGKVGSAFLRSNLKRIKKRLDHAEHGGALLLGVNGICVIGHGSSKALSVVSALRLAHSAASHGVMDDLAELQKAPVESA, encoded by the coding sequence TTGCCCCCGAAGGACTCTGATTCCTCCACGGCCTCCGGGCCCCGGAGCAAGACCACCCGCCCCAGAGCCATTAGGCGTCTGGTGATCTGGTATCGCCGCAATGCTGCCGTTACCAGCCTGGTAGGAAGTGCCACAAACTCAGCTTCCGCCGCTGGAAACGTAGCCGGAACAGTTGTTTCCAGTGCTGGATCCGTGGTGTCGAATGCTGGATCAATGGCAGGAAGCATGCTTCAGCCACTCGTTTTTGATCCCCTGCGGCGACTACAAAGCAGCGAAAACAACCCAGAAGCGGAGGACATCAAAAATAGCGATCGGCTCTGGGTTGCCGTCGATGGCATGGGTGGAGACGAGGCTCCTGGCCCCATTCTTGATGGCTGTCTAAAAGCGATTCAAAGACTTCCCCTCCGCATCAAGTTCGTCGGAGAGACCGAAAAAGTGTTAGGCGCTGTCCAAGCCATGGGTCTCACCGAACTCTTCAACCAAGCCACAGCCGCTGGTCATCTGGAGCTTGTCGCAAGCGGTCCCTCTGTGGGCATGGATGAAGAGGCCACTGTGGTGCGCCGCAAACGCGACGCCAGCATCAACCTGACCATGGACCTGGTCAAAAAGGGCGAAGCTCTAGCAATGTATTCAGCTGGAAATTCCGGAGCCATGATGGCCTCAGCCATCTTCCGACTGGGGCGTCTAGCAGGGATAGACCGTCCGGCCATCGGTGCTCTATTCCCAACAAAAGATCCAACACAACCAGTGCTAGTACTGGATGTGGGCGCCAACATGGATTGCAAGCCCATCTACCTCCACCAATTTGCCCTACTTGGCAATATCTATTCCCGCGACGTTCTCCAGGTGGCTCGCCCACGCATCGGGCTTCTGAATATTGGCGAAGAGGAGTGCAAGGGCAACGATCTAGCCATTCGCACTCATGAGCTACTCAGCGAAGAGCATCGGCTTCAATTCGCGGGCAACTGCGAAGGTCGTGATGTTCTTTCAGGGGCTTTCGACGTGGTGGTATGTGATGGCTTCACCGGCAATGTGCTCCTCAAATTCCTGGAGTCTGTCGGCAGCGTGCTGCTTGATGTATTACGAGCCGAACTGCCACGAGGCAGACGCGGCAAGGTGGGTTCTGCGTTCCTACGCAGCAACCTCAAACGAATTAAGAAACGCCTCGACCATGCAGAACATGGTGGGGCACTATTGCTGGGTGTGAATGGCATCTGTGTGATCGGCCATGGCAGCAGCAAGGCGCTATCGGTGGTCAGTGCACTACGACTAGCCCACTCCGCAGCGAGCCATGGTGTCATGGACGATTTAGCCGAACTGCAAAAGGCACCTGTTGAAAGCGCCTAA
- the fabD gene encoding ACP S-malonyltransferase: MSIAWVFPGQGSQKLGMADPIISLPDAEERFALASRLLGRDLLAICRGSDQTNHDPADLNDTRNTQPALFVVESLLVDELRRQGREASLIAGHSLGELVALYAAEVFDVNTALLLLRRRSELMASAGGGAMTAILGFDRTQLKALVADTEGVVIANDNSAAQVVLSGTPEAVSKVSSQLTCKRAIPLPVSGAFHSPFMATAATEFAAELDQVTFKDARVPVLCNADPIPTCDANLLKQRLKDQMTTGVRWRETMDTMASQGVNTVVEIGPGNVLSGLVKRSLPGVATIQLSCAADLGN, encoded by the coding sequence ATGTCGATCGCTTGGGTGTTCCCTGGTCAGGGCTCACAAAAGCTGGGCATGGCTGACCCGATCATCAGCCTGCCCGATGCCGAAGAGCGCTTTGCCCTCGCCTCTCGACTACTGGGACGTGATCTCCTTGCGATTTGCCGTGGTAGCGACCAAACCAATCATGACCCGGCCGACCTTAATGACACCCGCAATACCCAACCCGCACTTTTTGTCGTTGAATCATTACTGGTGGATGAACTGCGCAGGCAGGGTCGTGAGGCATCGCTCATCGCAGGGCACAGCCTGGGTGAACTTGTAGCCCTCTATGCGGCTGAGGTTTTTGACGTAAACACCGCCCTGCTGCTTCTGCGACGCCGCTCAGAACTGATGGCCTCAGCCGGTGGTGGGGCCATGACAGCCATCTTGGGCTTTGACCGCACACAGCTAAAAGCTCTGGTAGCAGACACAGAAGGAGTCGTGATCGCCAATGACAACAGTGCTGCCCAGGTGGTTTTATCCGGCACCCCAGAGGCTGTTAGCAAGGTCAGCAGCCAGCTGACCTGCAAGCGAGCGATTCCGTTGCCAGTCTCGGGAGCCTTCCATTCGCCTTTCATGGCCACAGCGGCCACTGAATTTGCAGCTGAACTGGATCAAGTGACTTTCAAAGACGCCCGTGTCCCCGTTCTCTGCAATGCCGATCCAATCCCAACCTGCGATGCCAACTTGCTTAAGCAACGGCTAAAAGATCAAATGACAACAGGCGTCCGTTGGCGCGAAACGATGGATACCATGGCCAGCCAAGGCGTCAACACAGTGGTCGAAATCGGCCCTGGCAATGTGCTGAGTGGTCTGGTCAAGCGATCTCTTCCAGGAGTTGCGACCATCCAGCTGAGCTGTGCTGCAGACCTGGGGAATTGA
- the radA gene encoding DNA repair protein RadA, giving the protein MRTASVYVCQSCGAKTSQFFGRCASCGTWNSLVEQVAHSTDGRRRSNSFDPAVEPVARRSMAMASLGDQPVRRLASGYEELDRVLGGGLVPGSMVLVGGDPGIGKSTLLLQSATAMALQHSVLYVSAEESAQQVKLRWLRLEGVTSDLQLLAETDLELVLEELEALRPAVAIIDSIQALHDGSLSSAPGSVAQVRECAAALQRLAKRQETALVLVGHVTKEGMLAGPKVLEHLVDAVLTFEGDRFASHRLLRAVKNRFGATHELGVFEMQGKGLAEVGNPSELFLKGESASGVATIVAFEGTRSLVVDLQALVGVTSYASPRRTATGLGTNRLHQILAVLEKHMGLPLSRYDCYLAVAGGLEVEEPAADLGVAAAVVSSYRDLMLPKGTVLLGELGLGGQLRPVGQLGQRLKEAVRLGFHRAVVPQGSGLGPIGKELELELLEAASVTEALVMALGVNPADDGC; this is encoded by the coding sequence GTGCGCACTGCTTCCGTCTACGTCTGTCAGAGCTGTGGCGCTAAGACCAGCCAGTTTTTTGGTCGCTGCGCCAGTTGCGGGACTTGGAATTCTTTGGTCGAACAGGTCGCTCATTCAACCGATGGCCGCCGCCGCAGTAACAGTTTTGATCCGGCCGTGGAACCAGTGGCGCGGCGCTCGATGGCGATGGCTTCTCTCGGGGATCAACCCGTTCGCCGTCTTGCCAGTGGCTACGAAGAGTTGGATCGAGTCCTGGGCGGCGGGCTGGTGCCTGGATCAATGGTGTTAGTTGGAGGTGATCCTGGGATTGGCAAGAGCACGTTGCTGTTGCAGAGCGCCACGGCTATGGCACTGCAACACTCTGTGCTTTACGTGAGTGCTGAGGAGTCTGCCCAGCAGGTGAAGTTGCGTTGGCTGCGCCTTGAGGGGGTTACGTCGGACCTGCAGCTTTTGGCGGAAACGGACTTGGAATTGGTGCTTGAGGAATTGGAAGCACTGCGGCCTGCGGTGGCAATTATCGACAGCATTCAGGCTTTGCATGATGGGTCGCTTTCCAGTGCGCCTGGCTCTGTCGCTCAGGTGCGCGAGTGTGCAGCAGCTTTACAGCGTTTGGCTAAGCGTCAGGAAACAGCCTTGGTTTTGGTGGGCCATGTCACCAAGGAGGGGATGCTGGCGGGCCCCAAGGTGCTTGAGCATTTGGTCGATGCAGTACTCACTTTTGAGGGCGATCGATTTGCCAGTCATCGCCTTCTGAGGGCTGTAAAAAATCGCTTTGGAGCCACCCATGAGCTTGGGGTGTTCGAGATGCAGGGGAAGGGCTTAGCTGAAGTCGGGAATCCAAGCGAGCTCTTTCTCAAGGGTGAGTCTGCTTCTGGGGTGGCCACCATCGTGGCCTTTGAAGGCACCCGTTCATTGGTGGTGGATCTGCAGGCTTTGGTGGGTGTAACCAGCTATGCCAGTCCTCGCCGTACCGCTACAGGATTAGGCACCAACCGCTTGCACCAAATTCTGGCCGTATTGGAGAAGCACATGGGCTTGCCATTGTCACGCTATGACTGTTATCTGGCTGTTGCTGGCGGATTAGAAGTCGAAGAGCCTGCTGCTGATTTGGGTGTCGCCGCTGCCGTTGTTTCCAGTTATCGAGATCTCATGCTGCCAAAAGGCACAGTTTTGCTTGGGGAGTTGGGCTTAGGGGGGCAATTGAGGCCAGTGGGGCAGCTTGGGCAGCGTCTTAAGGAAGCAGTTCGCTTAGGTTTTCATCGTGCAGTAGTGCCGCAGGGCAGTGGCCTAGGACCCATCGGCAAGGAGCTGGAGTTGGAACTACTTGAGGCTGCGAGTGTGACTGAGGCTTTGGTCATGGCCCTCGGTGTGAATCCAGCTGATGATGGCTGCTGA
- a CDS encoding heavy metal translocating P-type ATPase, with translation MSRNDRPLAHPSVALDIEGMKCGGCVQSVERILLEQPSVARASVNLVARTAWLDLNDPGQSLEPILAALATRGFSAQPRNTGSLEQLTPSTRDSLGAWWSQWRQLMVALVLLLLSVLGHLAAGGHLELVIVGALPFHAGLATVALLGPGRPILVGGARAALALTPTMDTLVGLGVSSAYLASLVALLWPQVGWPCFFNEPVMLLGFVLLGRFLEERARFRTGRALQQLAQLQPDTARLLAGDGTIREVRVGALRPGERVQLLAGDRIPVDGMVLEGHSAVDVSCITGEPLPLEAAPGIELTSGSLNLEATLLLEVRHVGAETALARIISLVEQAQARKAPIQGLADRVAGRFCYGVVSLALLTFLFWWQLGARLWPEVLHASGQGLVHGYGHHVPLGGVAETSLGLALQLAIAVLVVACPCALGLATPTVITVASGQAARRGWLFRGGDVIEMAASLRQVVFDKTGTLTLGRPLVAGVVGTKKPDQLLQLAASLEQNSRHPLAHAVLQEAQRHRLSLLSTLATRTYPGSGLAGELEGVEGTVRVGTPEWLQAEGVHWTAELQADVELSSLQGQSVVAVALGEEPLGLVAIDDRLRPDVSVALDRLREQGMTLAMLSGDRRQAVERLGQQLGFQPHQLGWQLLPDQKLERLQRLRKAGLLAMVGDGINDAPALAAADLGIAVGTGTQIAQDSADLVLLGDRLEGLPEALLLARRTMAKVRQNLTWAFGYNLIALPIAAGLLLPGFGLLLSPPIAALLMALSSITVVVNALALRTT, from the coding sequence GTGAGCCGCAACGACCGTCCATTGGCTCATCCATCCGTCGCACTCGATATCGAGGGGATGAAATGCGGCGGCTGCGTTCAATCGGTAGAGCGTATTTTGCTTGAGCAGCCCAGTGTTGCTCGTGCCAGTGTCAACTTGGTAGCCCGCACTGCGTGGCTGGATCTCAACGATCCAGGCCAGTCTCTTGAGCCGATCCTTGCTGCTCTGGCAACCCGGGGTTTCTCTGCTCAGCCAAGAAATACGGGCTCATTAGAACAGCTAACGCCTTCAACGCGTGACTCCCTAGGGGCTTGGTGGAGTCAGTGGCGTCAGTTAATGGTGGCCTTGGTGTTGCTGTTGCTGTCTGTTCTTGGCCACCTTGCTGCCGGTGGACATCTTGAGCTGGTGATTGTAGGGGCCTTGCCCTTCCATGCCGGATTGGCCACGGTGGCTTTGTTGGGCCCTGGTCGGCCGATTCTTGTTGGCGGAGCGCGGGCGGCTCTTGCCTTAACCCCCACCATGGACACCTTGGTGGGATTGGGCGTTAGCAGTGCCTATCTGGCGAGCCTGGTTGCTTTGCTTTGGCCTCAGGTGGGTTGGCCTTGCTTCTTCAATGAACCCGTGATGTTGCTCGGCTTTGTTTTGTTGGGAAGGTTCCTTGAGGAGCGTGCTCGTTTCCGCACTGGGCGGGCCCTCCAACAGCTGGCTCAATTGCAGCCAGATACTGCCAGGTTGCTGGCAGGTGATGGGACTATCCGTGAGGTAAGAGTCGGTGCTCTCAGGCCTGGGGAGAGGGTTCAGTTGTTAGCAGGGGATCGCATTCCTGTTGATGGCATGGTGCTGGAGGGACATTCCGCTGTCGACGTGTCATGCATTACTGGTGAGCCATTGCCGTTGGAGGCAGCTCCAGGAATCGAGCTGACTTCAGGCAGCCTCAATCTTGAAGCCACCTTGTTGCTAGAAGTGCGACATGTGGGAGCTGAGACAGCTCTGGCAAGAATCATTAGTTTGGTGGAACAGGCCCAGGCGCGTAAGGCTCCTATTCAAGGCCTGGCTGATCGGGTTGCAGGTCGCTTTTGCTATGGCGTTGTCAGCCTGGCACTGCTGACTTTTCTGTTTTGGTGGCAACTGGGTGCACGTCTTTGGCCAGAGGTGTTGCACGCTTCGGGTCAGGGGTTGGTGCATGGATATGGTCATCATGTCCCGCTTGGAGGCGTCGCTGAAACCTCCTTAGGATTGGCTTTACAGCTTGCCATCGCTGTTCTAGTCGTGGCCTGTCCCTGTGCATTGGGATTGGCAACGCCCACAGTGATCACAGTGGCCTCTGGTCAGGCGGCCCGCCGGGGGTGGTTATTTCGCGGTGGGGATGTGATTGAAATGGCAGCCTCGCTGAGGCAAGTTGTCTTCGACAAAACTGGCACTCTTACCCTTGGCCGCCCTTTGGTGGCAGGGGTTGTTGGCACAAAAAAACCTGATCAATTGTTGCAGCTAGCTGCAAGTCTTGAGCAAAACAGTCGCCATCCCTTGGCCCATGCTGTTTTGCAAGAGGCTCAACGGCATCGGCTTTCGCTTCTGTCCACTTTGGCAACCCGTACCTATCCAGGCTCCGGCCTGGCCGGTGAGCTTGAAGGTGTAGAAGGAACGGTTCGAGTAGGTACACCGGAATGGCTTCAGGCTGAAGGGGTTCATTGGACAGCTGAACTTCAGGCTGATGTTGAGCTGTCGTCTCTTCAGGGGCAATCGGTGGTAGCCGTGGCTCTGGGGGAAGAGCCTTTGGGCCTTGTGGCCATTGATGATCGGCTTCGACCTGATGTGTCTGTTGCTTTGGATCGATTACGAGAGCAGGGGATGACTCTGGCCATGCTTAGTGGTGATAGACGTCAGGCGGTGGAACGCCTGGGGCAGCAGTTGGGTTTTCAACCCCATCAACTGGGCTGGCAGTTGTTGCCTGATCAGAAGCTGGAGCGCTTGCAACGTCTTCGCAAGGCTGGACTGTTGGCAATGGTTGGCGATGGCATTAATGATGCCCCAGCTCTGGCGGCAGCAGATCTTGGTATCGCTGTGGGTACCGGCACGCAGATAGCCCAGGATTCTGCTGATCTGGTGTTGCTTGGGGATCGCCTGGAGGGTTTGCCGGAAGCCCTTTTGTTGGCTCGCCGCACCATGGCAAAAGTGCGTCAAAACCTGACTTGGGCCTTTGGCTACAACCTCATTGCTTTGCCAATTGCTGCAGGATTGTTGTTGCCGGGCTTTGGGTTATTGCTCTCCCCACCCATCGCAGCTCTATTGATGGCCCTTAGTTCAATCACGGTGGTCGTGAACGCTTTGGCACTGCGTACTACATGA
- a CDS encoding Ycf34 family protein, whose translation MCICVDCRWVDRCQAYHAVERQHGVAHLNAAPDLEPQNPRIHISVIDLPEGVTGVEWDVRNCGSFLLDHGRWKRLCPGQELPR comes from the coding sequence ATGTGTATTTGTGTCGACTGCCGCTGGGTTGATCGTTGCCAGGCCTATCACGCGGTGGAGCGGCAGCACGGGGTTGCCCATCTCAATGCGGCACCGGATCTGGAGCCTCAGAACCCACGCATCCATATCAGTGTGATTGATTTGCCTGAAGGAGTGACAGGGGTGGAATGGGATGTACGGAACTGCGGTAGTTTTCTTTTAGATCATGGGCGCTGGAAGCGATTGTGCCCTGGTCAGGAGCTGCCTCGATGA
- a CDS encoding YdcF family protein, with the protein MRSWCRPGPIVVVGLLFWLIAAGPLRPYRQALTNGKPPQLILVLGGDVDREHLGIRLARDLNLPLVVSGGSNLEYAQWLVSEVGIPLSQVQLDYRAKDTLGNFTSLVDELRLKGIQHVLLVTSEDHLPRSMAVGHVVAGSRGIRLTGISVSCANQCREEGLRKRISDWLRAWAWVATGSDLKEWAQRRWPEALSAGGGDALLPNSKVLDPAAH; encoded by the coding sequence TTGAGGAGTTGGTGCCGTCCTGGGCCGATTGTTGTTGTAGGCCTCTTGTTCTGGCTGATTGCTGCCGGACCTTTGCGTCCTTATCGGCAAGCGCTGACGAATGGGAAACCTCCTCAGTTGATCTTGGTACTAGGAGGTGATGTTGACCGTGAGCATCTTGGAATCCGATTAGCGAGGGATTTGAATTTGCCTCTGGTGGTTAGCGGTGGTAGCAACCTGGAATATGCCCAGTGGTTGGTTAGTGAGGTGGGGATTCCTCTGAGTCAGGTTCAGCTCGACTACCGCGCTAAGGACACCCTGGGTAACTTCACGTCTCTTGTGGATGAACTGCGGTTAAAGGGCATCCAACATGTCTTATTGGTGACTAGTGAGGATCATTTGCCCCGTTCCATGGCCGTCGGTCATGTTGTGGCTGGTAGCAGAGGGATCCGCCTGACAGGCATTTCTGTCTCTTGCGCTAATCAATGTCGGGAGGAGGGGTTGCGCAAGCGGATCAGCGATTGGTTAAGGGCTTGGGCTTGGGTGGCTACAGGCAGTGATCTTAAGGAGTGGGCGCAGCGGCGCTGGCCAGAGGCACTCAGCGCTGGCGGCGGAGACGCTCTTCTGCCGAACTCAAAAGTCCTTGATCCAGCAGCGCATTGA